A window from Caulobacter sp. X encodes these proteins:
- a CDS encoding primosomal protein N', whose translation MPRIASVLLPMPLPEAFDYAEPEGLDLAVGDHVAVPLGPRVIRGVVTALRDGTGGNRPLKVVQGKVDDPPLPPGVLTFVEWAARYSVDVPGWPLAMALRGLRHPPPKPDKVLILTGVQPARMTPARLKVLAAAEGVKLSGAALASAAGVSAGVVKGLVDEGVLAVDFVEPERGLPQPDLSLPPRALNPGQAACVGVLKEMLDAGGFQAALLDGVTGSGKTEVYLEAVAEALKDPEAQVLVLLPEIALTQAVMARFEQRFGAVPAEWHSGVSPPRRRQVWEAVASGNARIVVGARSALFLPFRKLRLLVVDEEHDGSFKQEEGFIYQARDLAVARAKIEGASVLLASATPSLESLYNAQIGRYRWLRLSARHGAAQLPDIDLIDMRQTPPEPGRWLSPPLIKAMAVTLQRGEQAMLFLNRRGYAPLVLCRACGEKMKSPDTDSWLVEHRYTGRLVCHLTGFSMKKPEACPHCGAKDSLVSIGPGVERVEEEARHIFPDARVAVFSSDTVMDAEAAKALVASMAAGEIDILVATQAAAKGHNFPNLTLVGVVDADLSLRGGDLRAGERTFQLLAQAAGRAGRHEKPGRALLQTYAPEHAVMQALAAQDRDAFVEAEMAMRQEAGLPPFGRLAALIASGPDAAALEAYVEALAAVIPNAEGVEVFGPADAPLSLVRGRRRKRFLVRAERNVDLQGFMAAWRARAKIPNSVRVVIDVDPYSFL comes from the coding sequence ATGCCGCGTATCGCTTCCGTCCTGCTGCCGATGCCCTTGCCGGAGGCCTTCGACTACGCCGAGCCGGAAGGGCTGGACCTGGCCGTCGGCGACCATGTCGCCGTGCCGCTGGGCCCGCGCGTGATCCGGGGCGTGGTGACCGCTCTGCGCGACGGGACCGGCGGCAATCGGCCGCTGAAGGTGGTGCAGGGCAAGGTGGACGATCCGCCGCTGCCGCCGGGCGTCCTGACCTTCGTCGAGTGGGCGGCGCGCTATTCGGTCGACGTCCCCGGCTGGCCCCTGGCCATGGCCTTGCGCGGCCTGCGCCATCCGCCGCCCAAGCCCGACAAGGTGCTGATTCTGACCGGCGTGCAGCCCGCGCGCATGACCCCCGCCCGGCTGAAGGTGCTGGCCGCCGCCGAGGGCGTGAAGCTATCCGGCGCGGCCTTGGCCTCGGCCGCGGGCGTCTCGGCCGGCGTCGTGAAGGGTCTGGTGGACGAGGGCGTGCTGGCCGTCGACTTCGTCGAGCCCGAGCGCGGCCTGCCCCAGCCTGATCTTTCCCTGCCGCCGCGCGCCCTCAATCCCGGCCAGGCGGCGTGCGTCGGGGTGCTGAAGGAGATGCTGGACGCCGGCGGCTTCCAGGCGGCGTTGCTGGACGGGGTGACCGGCTCGGGCAAGACCGAGGTCTATCTGGAGGCCGTCGCCGAGGCGCTGAAGGACCCCGAGGCCCAGGTCCTGGTCCTGCTGCCCGAAATCGCCCTGACCCAGGCGGTGATGGCCCGCTTCGAGCAAAGGTTCGGCGCGGTTCCGGCCGAGTGGCACTCGGGCGTTTCGCCACCGCGCCGCCGTCAGGTCTGGGAAGCCGTGGCCAGCGGCAACGCCCGCATCGTCGTCGGCGCCCGCTCGGCCCTGTTCCTGCCGTTCCGCAAGCTGCGCCTGCTGGTCGTCGACGAAGAGCATGACGGCTCGTTCAAGCAGGAAGAGGGCTTCATCTACCAGGCTCGCGACCTGGCCGTGGCGCGCGCCAAGATCGAGGGGGCGAGCGTCTTGTTGGCCTCGGCCACGCCGTCGCTGGAGAGCCTCTACAACGCTCAGATCGGCCGCTATCGCTGGCTGCGGCTATCGGCCCGCCATGGCGCGGCCCAGCTGCCCGATATCGACCTGATCGACATGCGCCAGACGCCGCCGGAGCCCGGCCGCTGGCTGTCGCCGCCGCTGATCAAGGCCATGGCCGTGACGCTGCAGCGCGGCGAGCAGGCCATGCTGTTCCTGAACCGGCGCGGCTACGCCCCGCTGGTCCTGTGCCGGGCCTGCGGCGAGAAGATGAAGTCGCCCGACACCGACAGTTGGCTGGTCGAGCACCGCTATACCGGCCGTCTGGTCTGCCACCTGACCGGTTTTTCGATGAAGAAGCCCGAAGCCTGCCCGCATTGCGGGGCCAAGGACTCGCTGGTCTCGATCGGTCCGGGCGTCGAGCGGGTCGAGGAGGAGGCGCGGCACATCTTCCCCGACGCGCGGGTGGCGGTGTTCTCGTCCGACACGGTGATGGACGCCGAGGCGGCCAAGGCGCTGGTCGCCAGCATGGCGGCCGGCGAGATCGACATCCTGGTGGCGACCCAGGCGGCGGCCAAAGGCCACAACTTCCCGAACCTGACCCTGGTGGGCGTGGTCGACGCGGACCTCAGCTTGCGCGGCGGCGACCTGCGGGCCGGCGAGCGGACCTTCCAACTGCTGGCCCAGGCCGCTGGTCGCGCCGGACGTCATGAGAAGCCCGGCCGCGCCTTGCTGCAGACCTACGCCCCGGAGCACGCGGTGATGCAGGCCCTGGCCGCCCAGGACCGCGACGCCTTCGTCGAGGCCGAGATGGCCATGCGCCAGGAGGCCGGCTTGCCGCCGTTCGGACGCCTGGCGGCCCTGATCGCTTCAGGACCCGACGCCGCCGCCTTGGAAGCCTATGTCGAGGCCCTGGCGGCGGTGATCCCGAACGCAGAGGGCGTGGAGGTGTTCGGCCCCGCCGACGCGCCGCTGTCCCTGGTGCGCGGCCGTCGGCGCAAGCGGTTCCTGGTCCGGGCCGAGCGCAATGTCGACCTGCAAGGCTTCATGGCCGCCTGGCGGGCGCGGGCGAAGATCCCGAACTCTGTCCGCGTGGTCATCGACGTGGACCCCTACAGCTTCCTCTAG
- a CDS encoding DUF484 family protein, with the protein MSDATRAAKKTTVDADSVRAFLRTQPQFLRQDDDLLGELGLKIDASNVLDFGPAALAKVAAAHKREALARQAIEANARANYSAQAQTHAAVIDMLDARNHSDLARRVDELSVLRFGLAAGVIALEGPNRVPAGWRALAEGQADMLVGDAPIARMGFFAPALPLFGDKAELIRSMALVRMAIWEPRREAVLAFGSTDPEAFMPDMGTELVNFLGRVVERTAERWPVL; encoded by the coding sequence ATGAGCGACGCGACTCGCGCGGCCAAGAAGACGACGGTCGACGCCGACAGCGTCCGGGCGTTCCTGCGCACCCAGCCGCAGTTCCTGCGCCAGGACGACGACCTGCTGGGGGAGCTGGGCCTGAAGATCGACGCCAGCAACGTCCTCGACTTTGGCCCGGCGGCCCTGGCCAAGGTGGCGGCCGCCCACAAGCGCGAGGCCCTGGCCCGCCAGGCGATCGAGGCCAACGCCCGCGCCAACTACTCCGCCCAGGCCCAGACCCACGCGGCGGTGATCGATATGCTCGACGCCCGCAACCACTCCGACCTCGCGCGCCGCGTGGACGAGCTGTCGGTGCTGCGCTTTGGCCTCGCCGCCGGGGTCATCGCCCTGGAAGGACCAAACCGCGTCCCGGCGGGCTGGCGCGCCCTCGCCGAGGGTCAGGCCGACATGCTGGTCGGCGACGCGCCGATCGCCCGCATGGGCTTCTTCGCCCCCGCCCTGCCGCTGTTCGGCGACAAGGCCGAGCTGATCCGCAGCATGGCCCTGGTGCGCATGGCGATCTGGGAGCCGCGCCGCGAGGCGGTGCTGGCCTTCGGCTCGACCGATCCCGAGGCCTTCATGCCCGACATGGGCACCGAGCTGGTGAACTTCCTGGGCCGGGTGGTCGAGCGCACCGCCGAACGCTGGCCAGTCCTATGA
- a CDS encoding tyrosine recombinase XerC produces the protein MTARQALAAWLDYLTLERRASPRTVRAYGDNVLAYLNFLERHRGEALSVAALGEISAADLRGYLAFRRQGEAALAPRSISQALSSIRAFHRYVDQRHGVANAAIGLVRGPRLKIGLPRPVSEDQARDLIAEASGDTEREPWETARDEAVLTLLWGCGLRISEALSLTWSDVPLGSALRITGKGGKTRIAPVLDAVRDAIAVYADELPFVLGPDEPLFRAKRGGPLSPRHVQGLVQTLRGRLGLSDRVTPHAFRHAFATHLLGAGADLRTIQELLGHASLSTTQRYTQVDAAGLLAAYQAAHPKA, from the coding sequence ATGACGGCTCGCCAGGCTCTCGCCGCCTGGCTCGACTACCTGACGCTGGAGCGCCGGGCCTCGCCGCGCACGGTGCGGGCCTATGGCGACAATGTCCTGGCCTATCTGAACTTCCTGGAGCGTCATCGGGGCGAGGCGCTGAGCGTCGCGGCCCTGGGCGAGATCTCGGCCGCCGACCTGCGCGGCTACCTGGCCTTCCGGAGGCAGGGCGAGGCCGCCCTGGCCCCGCGCTCGATCTCGCAGGCCCTGTCGTCGATCCGCGCCTTCCATCGCTATGTCGACCAGCGTCACGGCGTCGCCAACGCCGCCATCGGCCTGGTGCGCGGCCCGCGCCTGAAGATCGGCCTGCCCCGCCCCGTCTCCGAGGACCAGGCCCGCGACCTGATCGCCGAGGCCTCGGGCGACACCGAGCGCGAGCCGTGGGAGACCGCCCGCGACGAGGCGGTGCTGACCCTGCTGTGGGGCTGCGGCCTGCGGATCTCCGAGGCGCTGTCCCTGACCTGGAGCGACGTCCCGCTGGGCTCGGCGCTGCGCATCACCGGGAAGGGCGGCAAGACCCGCATCGCCCCGGTGCTGGACGCCGTTCGCGACGCCATCGCGGTCTATGCCGACGAGCTGCCGTTCGTGCTGGGTCCCGACGAACCCCTGTTCCGGGCCAAGCGCGGCGGACCGCTGTCGCCGCGCCATGTCCAGGGCCTGGTCCAGACCCTGCGCGGGCGGCTCGGGCTCTCGGACCGGGTGACGCCGCACGCCTTCCGTCACGCCTTCGCCACCCACCTGCTGGGCGCCGGCGCCGATCTGAGGACCATCCAGGAGCTCTTGGGTCATGCTTCGCTGTCCACGACCCAGCGCTACACTCAGGTGGACGCCGCCGGCCTGCTGGCGGCCTACCAAGCCGCGCATCCCAAGGCCTAA